A stretch of the Vitis vinifera cultivar Pinot Noir 40024 chromosome 16, ASM3070453v1 genome encodes the following:
- the LOC104882139 gene encoding acetolactate synthase 2, chloroplastic-like: MANVAATNITFFKPFLQHYSNFPTSFFNITIPIPNHYHKPTSTKCLSRCHLSVTPEPSPGAPETFVSRFAADQPRKGSDILVEALEREGVTHVFGYPGGASMEIHEALARSSMIRNVLPRHEQGGIFAADGYARASGRPGVCLTSSGPGATNIISGIADANFDSIPIVAITGQVPRGLMGTDAFQEVPLIDITRPITKFNYLVLDVEDIPRTVKEAFLLATSGRPGPVLIDIPRDIQKELVVPNWNKPIMLPGNASRLPKLPEKAHLEEIVRLISVSKRPVVYAGGGCMNCSEELRRFVGLTGIPVASTLMGLGIFPCTDDLSLHMLGMHGTIQANYAVDRSDLLLAFGVRFDDRVTGKVESFARNATIVHIDIDPAEIGKNKKPHLSICTDVKLALEGINTILEKNAAKQPTAENKRGKGTKFNDNVSAWIEEIDEQKEKYPASYRTFGEAIPPQYAIQLLDELTNGNSIICTGVGQHQMWAAQYCKHKNPRHWLSSSGLGAMGFGLPAAMGAALAKPDAIVVDIDGDGSFMMNIQELATIRVENLPVKIMLLNNQHLGMVYQYEYEYGDGDSLHSYMGNPSNQAQVFPDMLMFAEACNITAARVTKKAELREAIEKMLKTPGPFLLDVMVPHQAQVLQLIPDGGTFKDAIKGAQ, from the coding sequence ATGGCGAATGTTGCAGCTACAAACATCACCTTTTTCAAACCCTTTTTGCAGCATTATTCCAATTTTCCTACCTCATTTTTCAACATCACCATCCCCATTCCCAATCATTACCATAAACCTACCAGCACAAAGTGTCTCTCCCGCTGCCACCTCAGTGTCACTCCCGAACCCTCCCCGGGCGCCCCAGAAACCTTCGTTTCCCGGTTCGCCGCTGACCAGCCGAGGAAAGGCAGTGACATCCTTGTGGAAGCCCTGGAACGTGAAGGGGTGACTCATGTCTTCGGTTACCCGGGGGGAGCCTCCATGGAGATTCACGAAGCCCTCGCTCGCTCCTCCATGATCAGAAACGTGCTGCCCAGACATGAGCAAGGGGGCATCTTTGCGGCAGACGGCTATGCTCGCGCTTCTGGACGCCCTGGTGTCTGCCTCACCTCCTCTGGTCCAGGCGCCACTAATATTATCAGCGGCATTGCGGATGCAAACTTCGATAGCATACCCATCGTGGCCATTACTGGGCAGGTCCCACGAGGCTTGATGGGAACCGATGCCTTCCAAGAAGTCCCACTTATTGATATAACTCGACCGATCACAAAGTTCAATTATTTAGTTCTTGATGTTGAAGACATTCCTCGCACAGTTAAAGAAGCCTTTCTCCTTGCAACTTCAGGCCGACCTGGTCCGGTATTGATCGATATACCAAGAGATATACAGAAAGAGCTCGTGGTTCCGAATTGGAATAAGCCAATTATGCTGCCTGGGAATGCATCCAGATTGCCTAAATTGCCGGAAAAGGCCCACCTGGAAGAAATTGTTCGATTAATTTCAGTGTCAAAGAGGCCAGTTGTGTATGCTGGTGGAGGGTGTATGAACTGCAGTGAAGAGTTAAGGCGGTTTGTGGGGCTCACTGGTATACCTGTGGCAAGTACTTTAATGGGTCTAGGGATTTTCCCATGCACGGATGACCTATCTCTTCACATGCTCGGAATGCATGGGACTATACAAGCAAACTACGCTGTGGACAGGTCTGATTTGTTGCTAGCATTTGGTGTCCGATTTGACGATCGGGTAACAGGTAAAGTTGAATCTTTCGCTAGAAATGCTACAATTGTTCATATTGATATTGATCCAGCAGAAATCggaaagaacaaaaaacccCATCTTTCAATTTGCACTGATGTAAAGCTGGCATTGGAAGGCATCAACACGATCTTGGAGAAGAATGCAGCAAAGCAACCCACTGCAGAAAACAAAAGAGGAAAAGGGACAAAGTTTAATGACAATGTATCGGCTTGGATAGAGGAAATTGATGAGCAGAAAGAGAAATACCCAGCAAGTTATAGAACATTTGGAGAGGCTATTCCTCCACAGTATGCTATTCAACTTTTGGATGAATTAACTAATGGAAATTCTATTATTTGTACCGGAGTCGGGCAGCATCAGATGTGGGCTGCCCAGTATTGCAAGCATAAGAATCCCCGCCACTGGCTCTCTTCAAGTGGATTAGGAGCAATGGGGTTCGGATTGCCTGCTGCTATGGGTGCTGCACTTGCTAAACCCGACGCAATTGTTGTCGACATTGATGGTGACGGAAGCTTTATGATGAATATCCAGGAATTGGCTACAATACGAGTGGAAAATCTGCCAGTGAAGATTATGCTATTGAATAATCAGCACCTTGGCATGGTTTATCAGTATGAGTATGAATATGGGGACGGTGATTCGTTGCACTCATACATGGGGAATCCATCGAACCAGGCCCAAGTATTTCCTGACATGTTGATGTTTGCGGAAGCTTGCAACATAACTGCAGCCCGTGTGACAAAGAAAGCAGAGCTGAGAGAGGCAATAGAGAAGATGTTGAAGACTCCTGGTCCATTTCTGCTAGATGTGATGGTACCCCATCAAGCACAAGTGCTGCAGTTGATTCCGGATGGTGGCACTTTCAAAGATGCTATCAAAGGTGCTCAGTAA